The following proteins are co-located in the Castanea sativa cultivar Marrone di Chiusa Pesio chromosome 8, ASM4071231v1 genome:
- the LOC142607948 gene encoding borneol dehydrogenase, mitochondrial-like, with amino-acid sequence MVYGFHFHFPTHILTSSTMGSFSLLSAAARRLEGKVALITGGSSGIGESTARLFSKHGAKVVIADIQDELGHSVCEELNPQSTSFVHCDVTKEIDVENAVNHAVSKYGKLDIMYNNAGIVGVAKPNILDNTKAEFEQVVSINLVGAFLGTKHAARVMIPAKKGSIINTASVCSTIGGVASHGYTSSKHGVVGLMRNTAVELGQFGIRVNCVSPYVVATPLAKDFFKLDDDGVYRVYSNLKGEVLKPEDIAEAALYLGSDESKYVSGHNIVIDGGFTIVNAGLCMFTQSQ; translated from the exons ATGGTATATGggtttcattttcattttccaacACATATTCTAACTTCTTCGACCATGGGAAGTTTCTCATTACTCTCGGCTGCAGCAAGAAG GCTTGAAGGAAAAGTGGCACTAATCACTGGTGGGTCTAGCGGCATTGGTGAGTCCACTGCAAGACTCTTCTCTAAACATGGAGCCAAAGTTGTAATCGCTGACATCCAAGATGAGTTGGGTCACTCTGTATGCGAAGAACTAAATCCTCAATCTACATCATTTGTCCATTGTGATGTTACTAAGGAAATAGATGTAGAAAATGCAGTTAACCATGCTGTTTCCAAGTATGGTAAGTTAGACATTATGTACAACAATGCTGGCATAGTTGGGGTAGCCAAACCCAACATCCTTGACAACACGAAGGCTGAATTTGAGCAAGTGGTTAGTATCAACCTTGTAGGTGCTTTCCTTGGCACCAAACATGCAGCCCGTGTGATGATTCCAGCTAAAAAAGGTAGTATAATCAATACCGCTAGTGTATGTTCAACCATAGGAGGAGTTGCATCTCATGGCTACACAAGCTCAAAACATGGTGTGGTTGGATTAATGAGAAATACAGCAGTGGAGCTTGGACAGTTTGGAATTCGTGTGAATTGCGTGTCACCTTATGTGGTTGCTACACCTTTGGCAAAGGATTTCTTTAAGCTGGATGATGATGGAGTTTATCGTGTTTATTCCAACCTCAAGGGTGAAGTTCTCAAGCCAGAGGATATAGCTGAGGCTGCTCTGTATCTCGGAAGTGATGAGTCAAAATATGTGAGTGGACATAATATTGTCATAGATGGAGGCTTCACCATTGTAAATGCAGGCCTTTGTATGTTTACACAGtctcaataa